Genomic segment of Terriglobia bacterium:
CCTCTGTTAGCTCGGATTTGCCGAGGAATATGCCACGAAGCGCCATCGGAGAGGAATCGCGTTAGGCGTTTCGATGACTCGGGTTGCCCGGTACTCGACAAGCTGATTTGCCCCAGGAAACTCCGCAACTCGATTCGGATCCCAGATCACGCAGGCGGTTCCTGTAATTTGGAGCGTAGAGCCTGTATCAAAATCGATGAAGAGGAGTCCTGCGTGGGAATCCACCGTGACATTGCCCAGAGTGTTGAGCATGCTGTTTCCCCAGTAGTTTGGGAAGACCAGGGTCTCACTGCTCATCACCTTAACGAATCCCGGATTGCCGCCGCGATGGGAAGCATCGGCGCCAGTCTCAGGATGAAAGCTTCCGACGAAAAACGTATCCGCGTCGGCAATCCATTTCTGCTGGCCAGGCGTAAGAGATTCTGACTGAACCCCCGGCTTCGCCCCCGCAGCTTCAGCCGGTTTGTCAATTGTCTCGCGGGCCTGGATATACTTCGTACACTGCGAGTAAACTCGCGCTGCATGGATGATCAACGTGCCATCGCTCGCACGTTCAGAATGACCTTTGACTTTCATTCTGCGACGGGTGGAAAACTCGACTGCAATTAACCCGACCTCGGGCCGATGCTTAAGAATTTCGTCAAGTGGGCCGCCAGGCACAGTCGTGCTGCGAATCTTCACGGTTTGACTGTCGGTTGCTTGTATAAAACCTGGAGGTCCGCACAACGCCGATACCCATACCCGTCCCGTCGAGTCCGGCGTTGCCAGAACCACCATTCGCTGGCTTTGCAGAAACTCCCGGGCGATGTTCGGCATGTCCGAGCGAATGCTCGTGCCGATGTGCTGCGCCTGCTCGCTGACTCCAGCCCGTGCCTGAACTGCCAGTTCACCGCAATGGTAGATGGACTCGATCACAAACTCCCCCTTTCTTCTCCGTCCAGGAGAAGCTTAAAAGAACCCTCAGGTGGGAGCGCCCGCGACCGGAGCCGGCCTGTCTCCCGCGCCGGTAGGACTGTAAATCTCAAGACGGATCCCATCCGGATCTTCGAAAAACACTCCGCCGGAATCCATCCCTTCGGAGTGCGGGACGATGCCGTCATACAACAACTTTACCTTCAAAGCACGAAGCTTCTGTTCCGCCTGCTTAACTTCATCGATTGAAGCAAGCTGGAACGACAGGTGATGAAGCCCAGGCTTGTGGCCGCCGAACCGTCCATCGCTTTGCTGCCACAACGTCAGAACGATGTTGTGCCCATCGCCCAGGAAGGCAAATTTGCGATTCTCCGCCTCCGATTCAAGCATGACCTTGAAACCGAAAATGTCCTGGTAAAACTTCCTGGAGCGCCCAAGGTTGGTGACGTTCAGACCTATGTGGCCCGTCTGAAGCGTCCAGCCCTCGGTTGTCTTCATACCCATTCGAATCCTCCTGTCGGGTTAGCCGCATGCGGCTACAAGGTCTTGAAGAAGCACGGCACGCGCCTTCAATACCCTGTGAACTCCTCGATCCTGATGTCATCATCATCGATGCCAGCGGCATTCAGCACCTTGTGGAGGCCGTTGACCATGGCCGCCGGGCCAGCGATGTAATAGATGGCGTTCTCGACCCCCTTCAAATGTCTCGAGAGCATCTCCTTGTCGATGAGGCCCTTTTCACCCTGCCAGCCTCGGTGAGATTTTTCCATATCGGTCATCGTGGCGATCAGATGAAAATTGGGATTCTCTTTCTGAAGGGCTTGCATTTCCTCGAGAAAGGCTGCATCCTCTGGCCTCCGGTTGGAATAAAAAAGGAAAATGCGGTGCGCCAGCTTTTCCTTTGCAGCGCGAACCACGATGCTCCTGAAGGGCGTGATGCCAATTCCTCCCGCCAGCAACACGCAGGGCCTCGATGTATCGTTATGCAGTGTCAGGCTGCCGAAGGGGCCCTCTACCTTGACTTCGGTGCCCAGCGGCACCGTCTTCAGTGATCGTTTAAAGGCGGTGTCGCGAAGACGGGTCGTTACCATCAAGAAGTCTTCCTGCGGCGCACTCGCGATAGAAAAACCGCGCGTGTTGCCTTCAGCGTCAGTTTCCGGCGGATTGGGCAGAGTGATGTCAATAAACTGGCCTGCCTTGAAAGTCCAGTCGCCCGGTTTCTCGAACTGGAAAGCCATCGTCCGCTCAGCCACTTCCTTCCGGTTTTTCAATTTCGTCATAAAGATTGGCCAAGTGGCCTGATCAACCATGATTTCCTCCGCGATTCAATAATTCCACGACGGTTGCCGGACCGCACACATCGCAAGCGCTGCGATGTGTGCGATAACCGACGAACTCCTCATTGGCCGTGTTAGGAAGCGGCTTCTATATTGCTAACCTGAATGGTCTTGGTGGCTTTGTCGTATGTTCCCGTGACCGTCACCTTCTGGCCGGCGAATTCACGCGCCTTCTCTTGATCACTGAGCTCCAAAGCCGTCTTTTTTGCAGAATTGTAAAGAACAAACTTGCTGCCGGCCTTGACACATGCCAGAGTGCAGTCTTTGGGGGTGTGAGTATGGGTTGCCTCGTACCCTCCAGGAGCGTGGCCGCCCATCGAGGCGCACATGCTGTCCATGACCTCGCCCTTGAATGTTTTTCCGTGTTGGCCCTGCGCAAAAGAAAAAGTAGCCATGACCATAATGGCCACGGCGACTAACGCCACTTTCTTCATACCCTCTTCCATTTCTTCCTCCTTCGAGCCGGTTAATCCGGCATCTTTTCTCGGCAGCAACGATAGGACCGCCGCTGTCGGAATCTGATCAGGTACTTGCTGTAGCCTTTCCCGGAATTGAATCGAAAAACAACATCATGCTCGCCTAGGATCCTTTCTGGCTTATAAGGAACACGGTGAGCGCCTCTAGCTGTTCCGGAGTTAAATTCTTGAACGATGGCATTACCGATCCCGGAGTAAATTTGGGCGGGTCCTTGAAGTGTCCGACCAGCCATTCCGATGAGCGGCCGCGCGTGCCCTCGATGCTGAGATCGGGACCGATCGTGCCGCCCTGGCCGTCGAGCTTGTGGCACCCGAAGCAGCCTTCCTGCCGGTAGAGTGTTTTCCCGTACGCGATCAGTTGCGCGTGCGTTTTATGTGACGGCTCTTGGCTGGAGGCTATCTGGGTTTCGAGGCCGGGCCCGATTTCCGGCAGCGCCTTGATAAAGTTCACCAGTTCCCACGTCTGTTCCGTAGTCAGGATCGATTTCCA
This window contains:
- a CDS encoding pyridoxamine 5'-phosphate oxidase family protein, with the protein product MIESIYHCGELAVQARAGVSEQAQHIGTSIRSDMPNIAREFLQSQRMVVLATPDSTGRVWVSALCGPPGFIQATDSQTVKIRSTTVPGGPLDEILKHRPEVGLIAVEFSTRRRMKVKGHSERASDGTLIIHAARVYSQCTKYIQARETIDKPAEAAGAKPGVQSESLTPGQQKWIADADTFFVGSFHPETGADASHRGGNPGFVKVMSSETLVFPNYWGNSMLNTLGNVTVDSHAGLLFIDFDTGSTLQITGTACVIWDPNRVAEFPGANQLVEYRATRVIETPNAIPLRWRFVAYSSANPS
- a CDS encoding VOC family protein codes for the protein MKTTEGWTLQTGHIGLNVTNLGRSRKFYQDIFGFKVMLESEAENRKFAFLGDGHNIVLTLWQQSDGRFGGHKPGLHHLSFQLASIDEVKQAEQKLRALKVKLLYDGIVPHSEGMDSGGVFFEDPDGIRLEIYSPTGAGDRPAPVAGAPT
- a CDS encoding FAD-dependent oxidoreductase, which gives rise to MVDQATWPIFMTKLKNRKEVAERTMAFQFEKPGDWTFKAGQFIDITLPNPPETDAEGNTRGFSIASAPQEDFLMVTTRLRDTAFKRSLKTVPLGTEVKVEGPFGSLTLHNDTSRPCVLLAGGIGITPFRSIVVRAAKEKLAHRIFLFYSNRRPEDAAFLEEMQALQKENPNFHLIATMTDMEKSHRGWQGEKGLIDKEMLSRHLKGVENAIYYIAGPAAMVNGLHKVLNAAGIDDDDIRIEEFTGY
- a CDS encoding c-type cytochrome, with amino-acid sequence MRRTREIGMAAVLICSAILLVTCSAHRKPTTVERALANSLKDVVIPIEAKNLKNPVPSTPESIQRGSETFQRSCALCHSTDGHADSELGTAMYPPAMDLTSPHVQHWSEADLFWIIQNGVGLTGMPSWKSILTTEQTWELVNFIKALPEIGPGLETQIASSQEPSHKTHAQLIAYGKTLYRQEGCFGCHKLDGQGGTIGPDLSIEGTRGRSSEWLVGHFKDPPKFTPGSVMPSFKNLTPEQLEALTVFLISQKGS